The following are encoded in a window of Kogia breviceps isolate mKogBre1 chromosome 12, mKogBre1 haplotype 1, whole genome shotgun sequence genomic DNA:
- the DTX3 gene encoding probable E3 ubiquitin-protein ligase DTX3 isoform X1: MPIQSSSGSKMAACGGTCKNKVTVSKPVWDFLSKETPARLARLREEHRVSILIDGETSDIYVLQLSPQGPPPAPPNGLYLARKALKGLLKEAEKELKKAQRQGELMGCLALGGGGEHPELHRPGPPPLRAAPLLPPGARGLPPPPPPLPPPLPPRLREEAEEQESTCPICLGEIQNAKTLEKCRHSFCEGCITRALQVKKACPMCGRFYGQLVGNQPQNGRMLVSKDATLLLPSYEKYGTIVIQYVFPPGVQGAEHPNPGVRYPGTTRVAYLPDCPEGNKVLTLFRKAFDQRLTFTIGTSMTTGRPNVITWNDIHHKTSCTGGPQLFGYPDPTYLTRVQEELRAKGITDD; the protein is encoded by the exons atgccaatTCAAAGCTCTTCAGGATCAAA AATGGCAGCCTGTGGAGGCACCTGCAAGAACAAAGTGACTGTCTCCAAGCCTGTGTGGGACTTCCTCAGCAAGGAGACCCCCGCCCGGCTGGCCCGGCTCCGGGAGGAGCACCGTGTGTCCATTCTCATAGACGGCGAGACTTCTGACATCTATGTCCTCCAGCTTTCCCCTCagggccctcccccagcccctcccaatGGGCTCTACCTGGCCCGGAAGGCTCTCAAGGGGCTGctcaaagaggcagagaaagagctGAAGAAAGCTCAGAGGCAGGGGGAGCTTATGGGCTGCCTGGctttggggggtggaggggagcacCCTGAGCTGCACCGCCCAGGCCCGCCCCCTCTCCgagcagccccactcctgcccccagggGCACGGGGGCtgcccccccctcctcctcccctgccccctcctcttcccccccgCCTTCGGGAGGAGGCAGAAGAGCAGGAGAGCACCTGCCCCATCTGTCTGGGGGAGATCCAGAATGCCAAGACATTGGAGAAGTGCCGGCACTCATTCTGCGAGGGCTGCATCACCCGGGCCCTGCAGGTGAAAAAGGCCTGCCCCATGTGTGGCCGCTTCTATGGGCAGCTGGTGGGCAACCAGCCCCAGAATGGGCGGATGCTGGTCTCTAAGGATGCGACACTCCTACTACCCAGCTATGAGAAGTATGGCACCATCGTCATCCAGTACGTCTTCCCGCCCGGTGTCCAGGGG gctgAACACCCAAACCCAGGAGTTCGGTATCCTGGCACCACACGGGTGGCCTACCTCCCGGACTGCCCTGAGGGCAACAAGGTGCTGACCCTGTTCCGCAAGGCATTTGACCAGCGTCTCACCTTCACTATCGGCACGTCCATGACCACAGGGAGACCGAATGTCATCACCTGGAACGACATCCACCACAAGACCAGCTGCACAGGGGGACCACAGCT GTTTGGGTACCCGGACCCCACCTACCTGACCCGGGTGCAAGAGGAGCTGAGAGCCAAGGGCATCACCGATGACTGA
- the DTX3 gene encoding probable E3 ubiquitin-protein ligase DTX3 isoform X2 → MSFVLSRMAACGGTCKNKVTVSKPVWDFLSKETPARLARLREEHRVSILIDGETSDIYVLQLSPQGPPPAPPNGLYLARKALKGLLKEAEKELKKAQRQGELMGCLALGGGGEHPELHRPGPPPLRAAPLLPPGARGLPPPPPPLPPPLPPRLREEAEEQESTCPICLGEIQNAKTLEKCRHSFCEGCITRALQVKKACPMCGRFYGQLVGNQPQNGRMLVSKDATLLLPSYEKYGTIVIQYVFPPGVQGAEHPNPGVRYPGTTRVAYLPDCPEGNKVLTLFRKAFDQRLTFTIGTSMTTGRPNVITWNDIHHKTSCTGGPQLFGYPDPTYLTRVQEELRAKGITDD, encoded by the exons A TGTCGTTCGTCCTGTCCAGAATGGCAGCCTGTGGAGGCACCTGCAAGAACAAAGTGACTGTCTCCAAGCCTGTGTGGGACTTCCTCAGCAAGGAGACCCCCGCCCGGCTGGCCCGGCTCCGGGAGGAGCACCGTGTGTCCATTCTCATAGACGGCGAGACTTCTGACATCTATGTCCTCCAGCTTTCCCCTCagggccctcccccagcccctcccaatGGGCTCTACCTGGCCCGGAAGGCTCTCAAGGGGCTGctcaaagaggcagagaaagagctGAAGAAAGCTCAGAGGCAGGGGGAGCTTATGGGCTGCCTGGctttggggggtggaggggagcacCCTGAGCTGCACCGCCCAGGCCCGCCCCCTCTCCgagcagccccactcctgcccccagggGCACGGGGGCtgcccccccctcctcctcccctgccccctcctcttcccccccgCCTTCGGGAGGAGGCAGAAGAGCAGGAGAGCACCTGCCCCATCTGTCTGGGGGAGATCCAGAATGCCAAGACATTGGAGAAGTGCCGGCACTCATTCTGCGAGGGCTGCATCACCCGGGCCCTGCAGGTGAAAAAGGCCTGCCCCATGTGTGGCCGCTTCTATGGGCAGCTGGTGGGCAACCAGCCCCAGAATGGGCGGATGCTGGTCTCTAAGGATGCGACACTCCTACTACCCAGCTATGAGAAGTATGGCACCATCGTCATCCAGTACGTCTTCCCGCCCGGTGTCCAGGGG gctgAACACCCAAACCCAGGAGTTCGGTATCCTGGCACCACACGGGTGGCCTACCTCCCGGACTGCCCTGAGGGCAACAAGGTGCTGACCCTGTTCCGCAAGGCATTTGACCAGCGTCTCACCTTCACTATCGGCACGTCCATGACCACAGGGAGACCGAATGTCATCACCTGGAACGACATCCACCACAAGACCAGCTGCACAGGGGGACCACAGCT GTTTGGGTACCCGGACCCCACCTACCTGACCCGGGTGCAAGAGGAGCTGAGAGCCAAGGGCATCACCGATGACTGA